In Saccharolobus solfataricus, a genomic segment contains:
- a CDS encoding ABC transporter substrate-binding protein, whose amino-acid sequence MKREIYLLFAIFLTMLISISPIITSGYALITNFQTPVLSPALYRAYTPYVAVLNEMWSFTSPTALFQALIAGQVQLAGLDQQSQILQAQRDPNIYLYDQPSYGFGPIIQFNFAKYPMNNTYFRWAIFSLINFQLVQQQVFANGLLGQAIPYFLNPSLYPGFFNPNASIFYQTHESFNLTRAMIYLQKAGLVYNTKLNTWTYPNGTPVVISWIIPANAPESLSLAQIVTQAAKQINLTIQYEVVPFSPTLIQDLLTGNYELITFGWDVNAIAPSFLYFIDGPLAPVTSNNAFVNNTINQLLTKAYIEATALNESQYYTQQAVYYLQAAVPEIIAGWGNAVQGAYLPGYANYIPTVGSGISLMNVHTANSTHGTFNWGITVLTAAPSTYDVYSAQTAYEFDGLGEVYDTPLSSPPYNALQLLPWVVTNWTIQTGLNETIPGTNIKLVNGQVITLYLVHNDTFHNGLPLTAQAINFTIWYFDMGGYSSNPFNSSKDTVYIGNYYGKPVILNYTAEAMAPSFEWFDALPELVYSYIPPNNPYEIQIYFNTSSLWAIYEVSGIYIVPPSIFENIPPQWLGLNTYSVSSNGQVIGSGPYYMYSWNKSTGATFYRYNGYFRMDPLTNFIANITAGSTYTYTFNITQILAEPAYINGKPTIPNPIVPISNATGVAEIWVYGQSPRPIMSIPISHVSGNTYEVTINTASLTPGETYVLFINATYTEPLMLNYSANSLGGGIKYVDIPHFYTAYYTFNVLPTTTVSTTITTSTTSTSTTSTSTTSTSTTVTPVSSVSAPPAPPSVSAITISTSPVVYGSLGVGIILVIAAIVVAVLLGRRS is encoded by the coding sequence ATGAAAAGGGAGATTTATCTACTATTCGCTATATTTTTAACTATGTTAATATCAATATCTCCAATAATCACTAGTGGTTATGCGCTAATAACTAACTTTCAAACACCGGTTCTCTCACCGGCACTATATAGAGCTTATACACCTTATGTTGCTGTTCTCAATGAGATGTGGAGTTTCACATCACCTACAGCACTGTTTCAAGCCTTAATAGCAGGTCAAGTCCAATTGGCAGGCTTAGATCAGCAATCACAAATTCTCCAAGCTCAAAGAGATCCAAATATCTACCTTTACGATCAGCCGAGCTATGGATTTGGACCCATAATACAATTCAACTTCGCCAAATACCCAATGAACAATACTTACTTTAGATGGGCAATCTTTAGTCTCATAAACTTCCAGCTAGTTCAACAGCAAGTATTTGCAAATGGACTCTTGGGTCAAGCAATACCATACTTCTTAAATCCATCTTTATATCCAGGGTTTTTCAATCCAAACGCATCAATATTTTATCAAACCCATGAGAGTTTTAACCTAACTAGGGCGATGATTTACTTGCAGAAGGCAGGGCTAGTTTACAATACCAAGCTTAACACTTGGACATACCCCAACGGAACTCCAGTAGTTATATCATGGATAATACCAGCTAATGCACCAGAATCTCTTAGCCTAGCTCAAATCGTAACTCAGGCCGCTAAACAAATAAACTTGACGATACAGTATGAAGTAGTTCCATTTTCGCCGACATTGATTCAAGATTTATTAACAGGTAATTACGAGTTAATTACTTTTGGATGGGACGTTAATGCAATAGCACCGTCATTCTTGTACTTCATTGATGGTCCATTAGCACCAGTAACTAGCAATAATGCATTTGTAAATAATACTATAAACCAATTACTGACCAAGGCATATATTGAAGCTACTGCTCTAAATGAGTCACAATACTATACGCAGCAAGCAGTTTACTATCTACAAGCCGCAGTACCTGAAATAATAGCAGGATGGGGTAATGCGGTACAAGGTGCGTACTTACCCGGTTATGCTAATTATATTCCAACTGTTGGTAGTGGTATAAGTCTGATGAACGTACATACTGCGAATTCAACCCACGGTACTTTCAACTGGGGTATTACCGTTTTAACCGCAGCCCCATCAACTTATGACGTTTATAGCGCGCAAACAGCATACGAATTTGATGGCTTAGGAGAAGTTTATGATACTCCACTATCATCTCCTCCATATAACGCATTACAATTACTACCATGGGTAGTTACTAATTGGACAATACAAACTGGGTTAAATGAGACAATACCAGGTACCAATATAAAATTAGTTAATGGCCAGGTTATCACATTGTATCTGGTTCATAACGATACTTTCCATAATGGTCTTCCATTAACAGCTCAGGCAATAAACTTCACCATTTGGTATTTCGACATGGGTGGTTACAGTAGTAATCCATTTAATTCATCTAAAGATACGGTTTACATAGGCAATTATTACGGTAAGCCGGTAATCTTAAACTATACCGCAGAAGCAATGGCACCATCATTTGAGTGGTTTGATGCACTGCCTGAACTTGTATACTCTTATATACCTCCAAATAACCCCTACGAGATACAGATATACTTCAATACAAGTAGTTTGTGGGCAATTTATGAGGTATCGGGAATCTATATAGTACCACCCTCGATATTTGAGAATATACCCCCGCAATGGCTAGGTTTAAATACTTACTCGGTATCATCAAACGGTCAAGTGATAGGTTCTGGGCCATACTATATGTACAGTTGGAATAAGAGTACTGGAGCAACATTCTATAGATATAACGGTTACTTCAGAATGGATCCTCTAACCAACTTCATAGCAAATATAACGGCAGGCAGCACGTATACCTATACCTTTAATATAACTCAAATACTTGCAGAACCCGCTTATATTAATGGCAAGCCAACAATTCCAAATCCGATAGTACCGATATCCAACGCTACTGGTGTAGCTGAAATATGGGTTTATGGGCAAAGTCCAAGACCAATTATGAGCATACCCATATCTCATGTAAGTGGAAATACCTATGAGGTAACCATAAATACAGCTAGTCTAACTCCAGGGGAAACCTATGTTCTATTCATTAATGCGACATATACCGAACCATTAATGTTAAATTACAGTGCTAATAGTTTAGGAGGAGGAATCAAATATGTTGATATACCTCACTTCTACACAGCTTACTATACTTTCAACGTTCTACCGACAACCACTGTATCTACAACTATAACAACTTCAACTACTTCTACTTCAACTACTTCTACTTCAACTACTTCTACTTCAACAACTGTAACACCAGTTTCATCGGTATCTGCACCACCCGCACCACCTAGTGTAAGTGCAATAACTATAAGCACTAGTCCCGTAGTTTATGGTTCATTAGGAGTTGGAATAATACTAGTGATTGCTGCTATAGTTGTAGCAGTTTTGCTAGGAAGAAGAAGCTAA
- a CDS encoding ABC transporter permease has protein sequence MGFLNYAIKRAVDRIILLLGLVILLWFVVEALPELFGVNPAIWYAPVGQLGKSASYFQNIINDITTLYGFNQPLYVQFIRYLYALFSFNLGYDFQHHEYVINEVLQYLPYTIILTLPPFIFQTLLAIVVGAYAALKRNKAVDHIISNYMILQYNIPGFFILAVLWVVFAVYIKAIPISGIQVLHLNDIVSILKVYWLPWIIQVFIFGFPVRGILMRNTMVDVLDSDFVKYARLSGLKESTVRAIARRNSIIPVITRTGIDLAFILGGIYFIEYIFGIPGMGYLGIIAATELNIPLLTGSFFFLTLYALVVLYAMDLIYPLVDPRIKLR, from the coding sequence ATGGGGTTCCTTAATTACGCTATAAAAAGGGCTGTAGACAGGATAATTTTACTATTAGGGTTGGTAATACTCCTCTGGTTTGTTGTGGAAGCTTTGCCTGAACTATTTGGAGTAAATCCAGCAATTTGGTACGCGCCCGTAGGTCAATTGGGCAAAAGCGCGTCTTATTTTCAGAATATAATTAACGATATCACTACACTTTACGGCTTTAATCAGCCGTTATACGTGCAGTTTATAAGATATCTTTATGCTTTATTTTCTTTCAATCTAGGGTATGATTTCCAGCATCATGAATACGTAATAAATGAGGTTCTTCAATATCTTCCATATACTATAATACTTACCCTACCTCCATTTATATTTCAGACATTACTAGCTATAGTTGTTGGTGCGTATGCAGCATTAAAAAGGAATAAGGCTGTAGATCATATAATATCCAATTACATGATTCTTCAGTATAATATTCCCGGGTTCTTCATATTAGCAGTACTATGGGTTGTATTTGCAGTTTATATTAAGGCGATACCAATTTCTGGCATCCAAGTTCTTCATTTGAATGATATAGTATCCATATTAAAGGTATATTGGCTTCCTTGGATAATCCAAGTCTTTATTTTCGGGTTCCCGGTTAGGGGAATACTAATGAGAAATACGATGGTTGATGTATTAGATTCTGACTTCGTTAAATACGCAAGGCTCTCGGGATTGAAGGAGAGTACAGTAAGGGCAATAGCTAGGAGAAATTCAATTATACCAGTCATAACGAGAACTGGAATTGACTTAGCTTTTATACTCGGTGGTATATATTTTATCGAGTATATTTTTGGAATTCCAGGGATGGGTTACTTAGGAATTATTGCTGCCACTGAACTAAATATACCCTTATTAACTGGATCGTTCTTTTTCCTAACACTCTACGCCCTAGTCGTACTTTACGCGATGGATCTAATATATCCATTAGTTGATCCTAGAATAAAACTAAGGTGA
- a CDS encoding ABC transporter permease: MRIPPILRLKLLWVALIIFIFLLGSIAYGFFTAPKANPYTPAGQYAASPYAVPSWASIFYGNLPPDIKVPNDYDLIAAKTASVINYWHLSNFTFNGDAVIIIYNSSYGPKGETNFQKTLYSYGNTGNGSVEIIIEGTNPLNLTLYHDFLYNYLLPRETKFGDYEFYIIQASISAYATNAYYTFNGYVINPSNATFWLFLAGNYLPTNLVTLSTVFKYLGNGGWNYILASSASAGETPWFYTSNIPPNESAVASVIMLQSMFNSTGNYKVEFTINYIPNGPNSKLVVYLSDLYFEFLGSRYGVLGTDNNGASVFAEYSQGGIFDLELAILAGLAIVFIGAVFGLFAGYYGGKLDQILTSFTDFILLLPGLAILIVLITIFQQIFTVFPKDILIIIVLVILSWPPTSRTIRGQVLQVRNMAFVEAAKALGMSNMEIIRKHVLRHVFPIIIAQLIFDIPAVIGIESALDFLGIGILKFPTWGNMLGFSINASLDAPGFAWWWILTPGIALFLLGVSLFYIGEAITRYYGSLVGETH, from the coding sequence ATGAGAATTCCCCCAATATTAAGACTGAAGCTACTTTGGGTTGCGCTAATTATATTCATTTTTCTTTTAGGGAGTATTGCATATGGTTTCTTTACAGCGCCTAAGGCAAACCCTTATACACCAGCTGGTCAGTATGCAGCTTCACCATATGCAGTGCCTTCGTGGGCTTCAATCTTCTACGGTAATCTTCCACCTGACATAAAAGTACCTAATGATTATGATCTGATTGCTGCGAAGACAGCATCTGTTATAAATTATTGGCATTTGTCTAACTTTACTTTTAACGGAGATGCTGTTATAATAATTTATAATAGTAGCTATGGACCCAAGGGAGAAACTAACTTCCAAAAGACACTTTATTCTTATGGAAACACTGGAAACGGGAGTGTAGAGATAATAATAGAAGGAACTAATCCATTAAATTTAACTCTGTATCATGACTTTCTTTATAACTATTTATTGCCTAGAGAGACAAAATTTGGAGACTATGAATTCTATATCATCCAAGCCAGTATTTCCGCTTATGCTACAAACGCTTACTATACTTTTAATGGATATGTGATAAATCCGTCAAATGCCACATTTTGGTTGTTCTTAGCTGGGAACTACTTGCCAACAAATTTGGTTACGCTCTCAACTGTATTTAAGTACTTAGGGAATGGAGGATGGAATTACATATTAGCATCTTCGGCATCAGCTGGAGAAACTCCATGGTTCTATACCTCAAATATACCTCCTAATGAAAGCGCAGTAGCTTCTGTTATAATGCTTCAAAGCATGTTTAATAGTACCGGAAATTACAAGGTGGAATTCACCATAAATTATATCCCAAACGGACCTAACTCCAAATTAGTAGTTTACTTATCTGACCTTTATTTCGAATTTCTTGGTAGTAGATATGGAGTATTGGGTACTGATAATAATGGGGCTAGTGTGTTTGCAGAGTATTCACAAGGTGGAATATTCGACCTTGAACTCGCAATACTTGCTGGGTTGGCAATAGTATTCATAGGTGCGGTATTTGGCTTATTTGCTGGTTATTATGGTGGGAAGTTGGATCAAATATTAACCTCATTTACTGATTTCATACTACTACTCCCTGGGTTAGCAATACTAATAGTCTTAATAACCATATTCCAACAAATCTTTACAGTTTTCCCTAAGGATATTTTAATCATAATAGTTTTAGTAATTCTAAGCTGGCCTCCTACGTCTAGAACAATAAGAGGACAAGTTCTCCAAGTTAGAAATATGGCATTCGTTGAAGCCGCTAAGGCTTTAGGAATGTCCAATATGGAAATCATAAGAAAGCACGTGTTAAGGCACGTTTTCCCAATAATTATAGCACAGCTAATCTTCGATATTCCAGCTGTGATAGGTATAGAGTCAGCCCTAGACTTTCTAGGTATTGGAATACTTAAATTCCCAACATGGGGTAATATGTTAGGGTTCTCAATTAATGCCTCACTAGACGCTCCTGGATTTGCATGGTGGTGGATTCTGACACCAGGTATAGCGTTATTTCTCTTGGGCGTTAGTCTATTTTATATAGGTGAGGCGATAACTAGGTATTATGGAAGTTTAGTTGGTGAGACCCATTGA
- a CDS encoding transposase, with the protein MVKAISTEKDLLLKIDKSFPWETFRSKLKSLYSKKPKWDVISLLKVLLIKFVFDISWNNLEGEIRDSKSFMDFLDGKVPPKSTVFSFYKKLQQTVVQEGETMRTTLMDELNKALNKVISEYREKGFELEVGREKTIGSRTTT; encoded by the coding sequence ATGGTAAAGGCAATTTCAACTGAAAAGGACCTCTTGCTCAAGATAGATAAATCCTTCCCTTGGGAAACGTTTAGGAGTAAGCTTAAGTCCCTTTACTCCAAGAAGCCCAAGTGGGACGTCATCTCACTCCTCAAAGTCCTCCTAATCAAGTTCGTTTTCGACATCTCTTGGAATAACTTGGAGGGAGAAATTAGGGACAGTAAGAGTTTTATGGACTTCTTGGACGGGAAAGTTCCACCAAAGAGCACAGTATTCTCCTTCTACAAGAAACTTCAACAAACAGTTGTTCAAGAGGGCGAGACGATGAGAACAACACTAATGGATGAGTTAAACAAGGCTTTGAACAAGGTGATCAGCGAGTATAGGGAAAAGGGCTTTGAACTTGAAGTTGGGAGAGAAAAAACGATAGGTTCGAGGACTACCACATAA